The following are encoded in a window of Cyprinus carpio isolate SPL01 chromosome B18, ASM1834038v1, whole genome shotgun sequence genomic DNA:
- the LOC109109418 gene encoding dnaJ homolog subfamily A member 2-like — MANVADTKLYDILGVSPSATENELKKAYRKLAKEYHPDKNPNAGDKFKEISFAYEVLTNPEKKDLYDRYGEQGLREGGGGGAGMEDIFSHIFGGGLFGFMGGQSSRSRNGGRRRGEDMIHPLKVSLEDLYNGKATKLQLSKNVLCSACNGQGGKTGAVQKCATCRGRGMRIMIRQLAPGMVQQMQSVCTDCNGEGEVIHEKDRCKECEGRKVCKEVKVLEVHVDKGMRHGQKITFSGEADQSPNTEPGDIILVLQEKDHEEFRRDGNDLHLCHRIGLVEALCGFQFMLTHLDGRHLVIKHPPGKVIEPGSVRVVRGEGMPQYRNPFEKGDLYIKFDVQFPENGWISTEKLTELEDLLPSRTEVPVISADAEEVDLQDFDISQGSSGGHRHEAYNDSSDEEGGPHGPGVQCAHQ, encoded by the exons ATGGCGAACGTCGCAGACACTAAACTCTACGACATCCTTGGAGTATCTCCGTCAGCCACCGAAAACGAGCTCAAAAAG GCATACAGGAAATTAGCAAAAGAGTACCACCCTGATAAAAACCCTAATGCAGGTGACAAG tttaaagAGATCAGTTTTGCGTACGAGGTACTGACTAACCCGGAGAAGAAGGATTTGTACGATCGGTATGGGGAACAGGGCTTGCGTGAGGGTGGCGGTGGCGGAGCCGGAATGGAGGACATCTTCTCTCACATCTTTGGCGGAGGTCTGTTCGGCTTTATGGGCGGCCAGAGCAGCAGGAGCCGGAACGGTGGCCGACGGAGAGGAGAGGACATGATACATCCACTGAA GGTGTCTTTGGAAGATCTGTACAATGGAAAAGCAACCAAACTACAGCTAAGCAAGAACGTACTCTGCAGTGCCTGCaatgg TCAAGGGGGTAAAACGGGGGCCGTGCAGAAGTGTGCCACATGTCGGGGCCGCGGCATGCGGATCATGATCAGACAGCTGGCTCCTGGCATGGTACAGCAGATGCAATCCGTGTGCACTGACTGCAATGGAGAGG GTGAAGTTATTCACGAGAAGGACCGCTGTAAAGAGTGTGAGGGCCGTAAGGTGTGTAAAGAGGTGAAGGTCTTGGAGGTGCACGTGGATAAAGGAATGAGACACGGGCAGAAGATCACATTCAGCGGAGAGGCGGACCAGTCACCCAACACAGAGCCAGGAGACATTATACTGGTGCTGCAGGAGAAAGACCATGAG GAGTTCCGTCGTGATGGAAACGATCTGCACTTGTGCCACAGGATTGGTCTGGTGGAGGCGCTGTGTGGATTTCAGTTTATGCTCACGCACCTGGACGGCCGACATCTCGTCATCAAACACCCCCCTGGCAAAGTCATAGAGCCAG GTTCTGTAAGGGTCGTCCGAGGGGAAGGAATGCCTCAGTACAGAAACCCCTTTGAGAAAGGGGATCTGTACATCAAGTTTGACGTCCAGTTTCCTGAGAACGGCTGGATCAGCACGGAGAAACTAACT GAGTTGGAGGATCTGTTGCCGTCGCGTACAGAGGTTCCTGTCATCTCAGCTGATGCGGAGGAAGTTGATCTGCAGGACTTTGACATCAGTCAGGGATCGTCTGGTGGTCACCGCCATGAAGCGTATAACGACAGCTCCGACGAAGAAGGTGGTCCGCATGGGCCAGGGGTGCAGTGCGCCCACCAATAG